The Pseudomonas sp. MPC6 nucleotide sequence TCGGGCGGGCGTCATTATTTTGTCTGATTCAAAACGTGTAAAAGTGCCGCGGTTTGCGCATCCGGGGTGCCGTCGAAGCGGGTCGGTCGGAAGTGCATCTGGAAGGCCGCAATCACATGGCGCGTCGCGACATCCAGTTCGCCGGTTTGCGGCGTGGGGTAACCCAGGCGGGCCAGCTGCGCCTGATACCAACCAATGCTTGGCAACTGGACGCCGAACTGCACTTGCTGGCGCGCCACGGCCTGCTCGTTTGGCCAGACGCCCAAACCTTCGGCTGCCAGGCGTTTCCAGGGGAACAGCGGTCCCGGATCAAGCTTGCGCAACGGTGCGATGTCGCTATGACCGATGATGTTGCGCGGGCTGATGGCGTAGCGCTTGCTGATGTCCTTGAGCAACACAATCAGCGACTGCACCTGGGCTTCGCTGTAGGGATACCAGAGACGCTCCCCGTTTGGCGTGTCCTTGAAGCCGGGATTGACGATTTCGATGCCCAGGGAACTGGAGTTCAACCAGGTCCGACCTTGCCACTCGCTTTCGCCGGCGTGCCAGGCCCGCAGGTTTTCATCCATCAGCTTAAAGATGGTGGCGTTTTTGTCATCACCAATCAGGTAATGGCTGCTGACTTCGCCATGGGTCAGCAACTGCAGCGAGCGCTCCTGCGATGCGGAGGTGTAATGCACCACCACGAACTGGATGCGGCTGTCGTGATTGACCGAGGCATGACTGGTGTCGAGCCGGGGGCCGCTGGCACAACCGGCCAACAGAGCCAGCGAGGCGAGGAAAGCAAAAAATTTCATGGCAGGAGGCAATACACGCAAGACAATAATGCAACAGTGTAACGTACTGCTTTGCGCACAGACGGGCGGCACGCTGATTTAAACAAATTGGAACAATTGGTCCTAACCGATTTGCACCTGGTTCCGTCCAGCGTGTTTCGCCTTGTATAGCGCCTGATCGGCCCTTTTCAGCACCAGATCGCTGTGTTCGCCGGCTTTGAACTCGGTTAGCCCGATGGAAAGGGTGATAGTCACCGGCTCGCCCTTGAAGTGGAAAGGACAGGCTTCGATGGCGGTTCGCAGATTTTCCAGCAGTTTCACGCCGGTCCCCACACCCGTTGCGGGCATCAGCAAAACAAATTCTTCACCGCCGAAGCGCGCAATGAAATCTGTCCCGCGAAGGCGCTTGCGCAGCACGCCGGCGATGATTTTCAGCACTTTGTCGCCCGCCAGATGGCCATAGTTGTCGTTGATGCGTTTGAAATGGTCGAGGTCAAGCATGGCCAGCGACAAGGTATTGCCCTGTTGTTGCCACAGGCTGATTTCATGGTCGAGCCGTTCGCTCCAGGCCGCCCGATTGGGCAGACCGGTCAGCGGGTCGATCAAGGCTTTCTGGCGCTGCTCCTCGAGGTGTTCGCGAAAGCCCAGAGCTTCCTGTTCCATGTGGGCAACCCGTTCGGCCAGGCTGTGCAGGCGGCCGGCCATCTCTTGCTCACGCTCGTCGCGCTGCTTGCGGTGCTGTTCCATGGTATCGAGCAGGCCTTCGAGATGGTTTTCCAGGACGTGCTTGAGATCGCCCAGGTCGGCCGCTTCGTGCATGCTGCTCTGTAAGCCGTCGACCTGTTCGCGGATCTGCGTATCCATTACCTGCGCGGCAAAACGGCTGTCGGCATGCCCGGCGCTGGCGGCTTGCAGATTGCTCTGGAACGACTCCAGGCGCTCGTTCAAGCGCTGCAAGTACGTTTCGAATTCGTGTTGGCCGCTGTCGGAAATCGCCAACATCAAGGTTGCCAGATCGTCGAGGATCGGCAGCAGTTCGTACCAGTTCAGCCCGTTTTGCAGACGCTCACGCATCGATTCGGCTTGCGGGCGGTGACGCTCGGGCAACGTCAGGTCGTCGAGCAACCCCAGCAGCGTGTCTTCGATATGCCTGGCCACCGAGCTGTAGGACGGCTCCGGGGAGTCCGGCAGCGCATAAAGCATGTCGTGCTCGCTGAGGTGCGGATCGGCGACGGCCAGGGCAGAAGGGGGTGGCGGGGTATCGGGAGGTTCCGCGATAGTCGGCTCGTGGGGGTCGCAGGTCGCTTCAGCCTCAATTGCCGGGGCGACCAGGGGTGTTGCCGGCACTTCGGGTTGTTCGATATCCCCTTGAGTACGCACCTCGGCTTCCTGCTGCGGCTCAATGATAGGCAGGGCATGGGTCTGCGGGGTGGAGGGCTCCACTGTGTTGGCTGATGCCTGGATCTTTTGCGGTTCGATGACGGCCACGGCAGCGACGGGTCGCGCCACAGGCACCTCGGCGACGGCAGAAGCGAGACTGACAGTTGTAGCTGACCGTGTCGCGGCAATCGGCGCCGAGACGGCTTTGGCAGGCTGCACGGTGGGTGCCTGCGCTGTGAGAGCGACCACGGGCGCTGCGTCATCCGCTTCACGGTGACCGAACAGCCGCTGCAACAGGCCGGGGCGACCGGGCTCTGCCGGGCTTTCAAGCTGACTCAGGGCTTTGGCTTGCAGGCTGCTCAGTTCGCTGAGCAGTAACGGAATCTCACGCACCTGACTGACGCGTGCGTCCAAGCGTTTGGCGAACTCCTTGAGGGGGCGGCTGACTTCCCGGGGCAGCGGCAATGTTTGCAGTTGCGCGACTAATGCGGTCAGTGCGGCACTGGTCTGATTGACCCGGGTTTCGCGGCGTTGTTCAGAGTCGAGCACGGCTTTCTCCAGCCGTGGCAGCAGGGCCGCCAGGCCGGCGTCCATGTCATTGGTGCGTATGACTTCGCGCATTTGCTTCATGCACTCGTCAACCGAGCGGTCGGTGCCCTCGGCCGCCAACGTGCTGCGCACCAGGCCACGACACAACAAGTCGAGCCGGGCATCCCATCGACGCTCGAGCTTTTCCTGTTGTTCGATGCTTTTGAGGTACTTTTCTTTCCAGCGCTGTGTTTCGTCGCTCATTCATGGGGTCCGCGATGGGCAGAACTCAACGCGGGCAATGCATCGGCCGTGAGCGAACCCGGCAGACGAATCTCTACCGCGACCGGCAGGTGATCGGAAATGGGTTGTGCCAGCACCTCGACCTTTTCCAGGGTCAGGGTCGGGCTGAGCAGAATATGGTCCAGGCAGCGTTGCGGGCGCCAACTGGGGAAGGTCGCTTCCAGCTGTGGTGCGAGCAGGCCGAGGTCGCGCAACGGCGAATTTTGCAGCAAGTCACTGGCATGGGTATTCATGTCGCCCATCAGCACCTGGTGTTTATAACCCCCGATCAACTCGCGAATGTAAGCCAGTTGCATGCTGCGGGCGCGGGCACCCAGTGCCAGGTGCATCATGACCACCACCAGCGCTTCCGGACCTTCGCCGAAACGGACCAGGATCGCGCCGCGACCCTTGGGGCCCGGCAACGGATGGTCTTCAATCGCCCACGGGCGCAGGCGGCTGAGCACGCCATTGCTGTGCTGGCCGAGGCGACCGAGGTTGCGATTGAGTTGTTGATACCAGTAAGGGAACGCACCGAGCTGAGCCAGGTGCTCGACCTGATTGACGTAGCCGGATCGCAGGCTGCCGCCGTCGACTTCCTGCAGGGCGACCAGATCGAAGTCGCCCAGCAGATTGCCGATTTTTTGCAGATTGTTGGCACGCCCGGTGTGCGGCAACAGATGTTGCCAGCCGCGGGTCAGGTAATGCCGGTACCGCTCGGTACTGATGCCGACCTGGATATTGAAACTGAGCAAGCGCAGGCGACTGTCAGCGGGCAGCCCCGTCGATTCCAGGTGATGTTCGTTGACCCGCGGATCATGCAGGCCAACGACGCGTTCAGTACCCCAGCGGCGCATGGCAGGCCCCGCGCTTAGTTG carries:
- a CDS encoding N-acetylmuramoyl-L-alanine amidase, producing the protein MKFFAFLASLALLAGCASGPRLDTSHASVNHDSRIQFVVVHYTSASQERSLQLLTHGEVSSHYLIGDDKNATIFKLMDENLRAWHAGESEWQGRTWLNSSSLGIEIVNPGFKDTPNGERLWYPYSEAQVQSLIVLLKDISKRYAISPRNIIGHSDIAPLRKLDPGPLFPWKRLAAEGLGVWPNEQAVARQQVQFGVQLPSIGWYQAQLARLGYPTPQTGELDVATRHVIAAFQMHFRPTRFDGTPDAQTAALLHVLNQTK
- a CDS encoding GGDEF domain-containing protein, yielding MSDETQRWKEKYLKSIEQQEKLERRWDARLDLLCRGLVRSTLAAEGTDRSVDECMKQMREVIRTNDMDAGLAALLPRLEKAVLDSEQRRETRVNQTSAALTALVAQLQTLPLPREVSRPLKEFAKRLDARVSQVREIPLLLSELSSLQAKALSQLESPAEPGRPGLLQRLFGHREADDAAPVVALTAQAPTVQPAKAVSAPIAATRSATTVSLASAVAEVPVARPVAAVAVIEPQKIQASANTVEPSTPQTHALPIIEPQQEAEVRTQGDIEQPEVPATPLVAPAIEAEATCDPHEPTIAEPPDTPPPPSALAVADPHLSEHDMLYALPDSPEPSYSSVARHIEDTLLGLLDDLTLPERHRPQAESMRERLQNGLNWYELLPILDDLATLMLAISDSGQHEFETYLQRLNERLESFQSNLQAASAGHADSRFAAQVMDTQIREQVDGLQSSMHEAADLGDLKHVLENHLEGLLDTMEQHRKQRDEREQEMAGRLHSLAERVAHMEQEALGFREHLEEQRQKALIDPLTGLPNRAAWSERLDHEISLWQQQGNTLSLAMLDLDHFKRINDNYGHLAGDKVLKIIAGVLRKRLRGTDFIARFGGEEFVLLMPATGVGTGVKLLENLRTAIEACPFHFKGEPVTITLSIGLTEFKAGEHSDLVLKRADQALYKAKHAGRNQVQIG
- a CDS encoding endonuclease/exonuclease/phosphatase family protein, which translates into the protein MRRWGTERVVGLHDPRVNEHHLESTGLPADSRLRLLSFNIQVGISTERYRHYLTRGWQHLLPHTGRANNLQKIGNLLGDFDLVALQEVDGGSLRSGYVNQVEHLAQLGAFPYWYQQLNRNLGRLGQHSNGVLSRLRPWAIEDHPLPGPKGRGAILVRFGEGPEALVVVMMHLALGARARSMQLAYIRELIGGYKHQVLMGDMNTHASDLLQNSPLRDLGLLAPQLEATFPSWRPQRCLDHILLSPTLTLEKVEVLAQPISDHLPVAVEIRLPGSLTADALPALSSAHRGPHE